TCGCCGGTGCCGGCCTTGCGCTTCTCGCCGCCATCGCCGGCTGTGCCACCACCGAGCAGATCGACACCCAGCCGGCCTTCTACATCAACCTCGCCAAGACCGGTAAGCCGGTGGATGCCGCCGCCGCGGCCTCGCTCCTCTCCGACTACCGCACCGCGCGCGGGCTGCCGGCCGTGACCATAGATGACACGCTTTCCCGCCTCGCCCAGGACCAGGCCAACGCCATGGCCAAGGCGGACAACCTCTCCCACGAGGTGGGCGGGCGCAATTTCATGACCCGCATCAAGGCCTCGGGCTATGACGCGAAGCGCGCGGTGGAAAATGTGGGCGCCGGCTACCACACCCTGGCCGAGGCCTTCTCCGGCTGGCGCGATTCCCCCTCGCACAACAAGAACATGCTGGAGCCGGGCGTGACCCGCATGGGCATCGCGACGGCCAACGCGCCCAATTCCAAATACAAGGTCTATTGGGCGCTCATCCTCGCCCAGCCGGATACCCCGCCCGCGCGATGACACGCCTGCGCGGCGCTTGAGCAGGGCGAAAACTCCGGCGCGGCATCCTGTTTACGGCACCGCTGCGCGCGTTCGTGATCGTGCGGTACGGGCGGAGGGCTTTCCCATTGCCGGCTTCTCTGGCCTAATCTGCCTGTTGATATCGTGACAGGCAGGAGAGGAAGATGAAGCGGATCGCTTTCGTCGCGTGCGCCCTGAGCATCCTCGCCGGCCCGGCGCTCGCATGCCCGGGCATGACCAACGCCTCCATCGGCGACACCACGACCACCGCCAGCAATCCCGTGACCCAGAAGGGCGGCTGATTTCGGCGCACGTCGCGCCTCGGCTTCCTCCCGGACGGAACCTCCGTTCCCCGGCCCCAGGGCCGGGGCTTTTTTATGCGCGAAACGCAAACGGCCGGCGGGATACCCGCCGGCCGCTCACTTTCAAACCATTGGCAGCGCCAAGCCGCCGCGCCCATCACATGTGGATGGCGCGCTTCTCCACGGCCATGGCCGCTTCCTTCACCGCTTCCGAGCGGGTGGGGTGGGCGTGGCAGGTGCGGGCGAGATCCTCGGACGAGCCGCCGAACTCCATCAGCACCGCGCATTCGTGGATCATCTCGCCGGCCTCGGGGCCGATGATGTGGGCGCCCAGCACCTTGTCGGTGGCGGCGTCGGCGATGATCTTCACGAAGCCGTCCGTGGTGTTGTTCACCTTGGTGCGGCCGTTGGCGGTGAAGGGGAACTTGCCGACCTTGTAGGCGACGCCCGCGGCTTTCAGCTCGTCCTCGGTCTTGCCGACGGAGGCGACCTCCGGGAAGGTGTAGACCACGCCGGGGATCACGTCGTAGTTCACGTGGCCCGCCTTGCCGGCCAGCTGCTCCGCCAGCGCCACACCCTCGTCCTCGGCCTT
The nucleotide sequence above comes from Xanthobacter flavus. Encoded proteins:
- a CDS encoding CAP domain-containing protein, which translates into the protein MRDTFLRRSLLAGAGLALLAAIAGCATTEQIDTQPAFYINLAKTGKPVDAAAAASLLSDYRTARGLPAVTIDDTLSRLAQDQANAMAKADNLSHEVGGRNFMTRIKASGYDAKRAVENVGAGYHTLAEAFSGWRDSPSHNKNMLEPGVTRMGIATANAPNSKYKVYWALILAQPDTPPAR